The genomic region CATCTTTGGATAATGAAGCTAGAGAAACATAAGACCCGGGAACGATTTTGTAGGCTCGCATATATGAGCCACTATAGCGACCATTCATTAGTTGTCAAACCGTTCTGGATCTATCGGAGCCTAGACACCTGCTATTAAGGCAGAAAGGATTTAATCAGATCCATAACCTTACCCGCCGCGCCTTTAACGGGGATTTTGTCAAAAATTCGCGTCATTGAGCTGAATTTCTTTTCTCCGCCTGTCGAATTTTTCGCACCATAATGTAATAAACCGATGCCGGTCGCAAAAGAAGAGATCATGATTTCGTCCACCAATCCCCGAACACCTGTCGGCACACCGACACGAACGGGCATCGCCAAATTCCGTTTGGCCGCCTCGACGACCCCAATCGTCTGGGCTCCGCCGCCGGCCAAAACAATACCGCCCGGAGTTAAACCCGCAAACCCGCTTTTTTTAATCTCCAAACTCACCATGGTAAAAATTTCGTTTAACCGCGGCTTGATAATTCCCTCAATCAACGTTTTTCTGGAGACACGACGCACATCTTCGGTCAAACCTAAAGAAGAAAGGTCAACTTCGTCTTCTTCTTTCCTTTCCTTATCCTCGACGGTGGTAATTTGTTTCGGTTTCTCTCCTAAAACTAATTTAATTTTTTCGGCTGACTCAAGAGAAACTCTTAAACCAATGGCTAAATCGTTGGTAATGTTTTTGGCGCCAATGGGAATAACTGAAGAATAGGCCAAAGAACCCTCAACGTAAAGACAAATATCCGTTGTCCCGCCACCGATATCAATCATCACAACGCCCAATTCTTTTTCCGTCTCGGTGACGACCGCCTCGGCGGCGGCCAGTCCTGCAAAAACTAAACTCTCAACATTAACTCCCACTTCAGAAACACATTTGGCTAAATTTCTTAAAGCCGTTGAACCGCCGGTAATAAGATGGGTATCAACCTCAAGCCGAACCCCGGTCATGCCAATCGGATCTTTAATGCCCTCTTGCGAATCAACCACAAACCCGCGCGGTAAAACATGAAGAATCTCTCTTGAGGAGGGTAAAGAGACGGCTTTGGCGGCCTCAACAACTCTGTCAATATCTTGAAAGGTGATCTCTTTGTCAGGTTCGGCGACCGCCACCACCCCATGCGAATTTTGTGAAGCAATGTGATTTCCTCCGACCGAAATAAAAGCCGTCGAAACCGAGTAGCCGGCCATTCTTTCTGCCGCCTCGAGACTTTCGGTAATCGCCTGGGTGGCTTCTTCAATATCTACAACCTGTCCCTTACGAAGTCCACGACTGGGAACAGTGGAAACGCCGATCACGTTAACGCCTGATTCGCCTTCCGAAGCTTGAGAAATTGATCCAATCAAGGTCGCTATTTTACTGGTCCCGATATCAATACCAACAATGACTCTGTCTCTAGCCATATTTTTTAAAAAGAAAAAACAGGTTTAGCAAATCTTAAGTCAATTTTTATTGGCCTCTTACCTTCTATTTTAAAACGAGTCAACATCATTTGTAAAGAATCAAGCTTCTCTTGAGTTTCATCTTTTCCGGGAAAAAGAACAGACAAACCTTCGGTTAATTGTAAAAAATAATAATCGGCCTCTTTGGTGATAAAAACAATTTCTTCTTTCCCTTTAAGGAAGGCAAGAATTTTAAAAACAATTTCTTCTTTCCCATCTATCCTACTACCAACCTTGGGGTTTTGCAAACCTAAATTAAGAGTAGGGATCGCTCCTGATTCTTTTCCATGTTCAAAAATCAATCCTTCTTTGTCGATAAAAAAATAACCGTCTTGAGTTTTAACGGCAGCCAAGGCCAAACGCGTTTGAATCTTAACGAAAAGCTTTCCCGGAAATTCTCGGCTGATTTTAACTTCCTCGATTTTTAAGTCCTGGGTTTTTATTTTTCCGGCGATTTCTTCAGGCTTGAGAAGAAAAAAATTTTGTTTTTGGGTTTTTTCTAAGATTTTAATGATTTCAGGATTCGCCTTAACGTTATAATCCGTCGTCACGATAACATTTTTTATCAGGAAAACTTCTGATTTTAAAAGAAAGAAAGAAAGGGCAATTACCAAAGACAGGAAAATTAAAAGGAAAAGAATTTTCCGAAGATATCTCGTTGATCTACGAAGCATGGAAAACCTCTTCAACAACGTCAACTAATTTATCGGCCGCATTAAAATTAATGATTTTTTGAGCGGCGCGAGCATTAATTCTATAATTGTCTAAATTTTTAGAAAATAGTTCTATCGCCTTATAAAAGTTTTCAGTTTTTAAATCTTTCTGGGGAAAAATAACGGCTGTCCCCGCTTTTTCTAATAA from Patescibacteria group bacterium harbors:
- the ftsA gene encoding cell division protein FtsA, coding for MARDRVIVGIDIGTSKIATLIGSISQASEGESGVNVIGVSTVPSRGLRKGQVVDIEEATQAITESLEAAERMAGYSVSTAFISVGGNHIASQNSHGVVAVAEPDKEITFQDIDRVVEAAKAVSLPSSREILHVLPRGFVVDSQEGIKDPIGMTGVRLEVDTHLITGGSTALRNLAKCVSEVGVNVESLVFAGLAAAEAVVTETEKELGVVMIDIGGGTTDICLYVEGSLAYSSVIPIGAKNITNDLAIGLRVSLESAEKIKLVLGEKPKQITTVEDKERKEEDEVDLSSLGLTEDVRRVSRKTLIEGIIKPRLNEIFTMVSLEIKKSGFAGLTPGGIVLAGGGAQTIGVVEAAKRNLAMPVRVGVPTGVRGLVDEIMISSFATGIGLLHYGAKNSTGGEKKFSSMTRIFDKIPVKGAAGKVMDLIKSFLP
- a CDS encoding FtsQ-type POTRA domain-containing protein, with product MLRRSTRYLRKILFLLIFLSLVIALSFFLLKSEVFLIKNVIVTTDYNVKANPEIIKILEKTQKQNFFLLKPEEIAGKIKTQDLKIEEVKISREFPGKLFVKIQTRLALAAVKTQDGYFFIDKEGLIFEHGKESGAIPTLNLGLQNPKVGSRIDGKEEIVFKILAFLKGKEEIVFITKEADYYFLQLTEGLSVLFPGKDETQEKLDSLQMMLTRFKIEGKRPIKIDLRFAKPVFSF